The DNA segment GGAAAATGACCATGGTGATTCTCGCGATGAAGAACACTAGCCTGTGGTATTCTATGAAATGCAAAGAATCGTATAACGGAAAAAGTGCATACCTTAGCAACGCTATTCGCCGACTCATCAGCAAGCGTTGTTACTTATGTCACTTTACATTTATACATAGAAGTAGCCACAAGTACCGTATAGGTAATGATAATTTCAGTTGCAACTTTCAGCGGTTTCTATTGTTCACAAAAGCTTTCATTTCAGTGATTAAGgtttgaaaatttaaattttaccgGTGCTGGATCAGAGGACAAGCGTTCAATGAGATCTCCACGTAACTTCCATCAAAACCTCTTTTCCCCGCAGAATTTGAAACGCATGGTGGACCGAATCCGGCGCTTCCAGGTGCTGAACTCGCAAATCTTCGCCATCCTGAACAAGTATCTGAAAAGCAACGACCTGGAGGGTTCCAACGTGGAACACGTGCGGTGTTTCCCACCACCGCCACATCCGACGGTGGTCCCGTCGCACTATCACGACCCGAACAAACTGCGGGCACAGTAAGCTCGCAGACGAAGACAAGACGTGTGTAGGTATAGTACTGTTGTATTCCAGTAGTAAGCTAACGGACTATAAAGCTAAGCTCCAATCCAATGAAACCGTGTTGTGCGCGAGGATCTAATGCGGAACGTTGTAGGCATTTTCTTTTTTATTACGACGAAATTTTTTGCGTTTATTatgttttagtttttattttatgCGAATATTTATTTTCATATTGCAGTTCATATTTCGTGTAATCGGATGATCGTTAAAACACGTGCGTTTAGAAAGTTTATGAGTCGTCCGAAAAAGGATGTGTATTCACACAGTAGAATATGTGAACCTTCTACAAGAGAGATGAATATATTTGCTTTGATCTTCCTTACATACAAATATCGAATGCAACATTAGGATTAGACTAGCAGCGGAAGCAAAATCGCATTTTGAATGCTTTATTAAGGACATTATCGAACCATATTGACGTATTACATCAGAGACTTTCTTAAGTTTTATGGGCGAAAGTAGCGTCGAATTAGATTCAATTAACATACTTGTACCAAGTAGATTTTTCATTGACCCATAAAACTAGACCGTTGCTCAAAGTCAAAATTTTCTCAAACCAGCTTTTACAGCACTTTTGACGGATTGTTTACCGAAGTAACATTCttaagtcaaatagactagaagaggtttctAGAACAACcataaaaacaaaataagttattgggTTTTACGATAGTTCTGAAAACTTCTTCAAGActaattgattgatttatctttatttgagagactttcagcccttggctggttcgtctccctTCAAGACTAATTGACCACCAAAATGTTACCTGAGTAACGCAAAGTTTCACAATTTACCAATAAACATTTAGAAGTTTCTCTTCCTGATATATATCAGACATTTTTCTCAACTGGATTTCTAACTTGTTTCAACAGTTTTAATAGTTTTCCATTTACAGAAAGAGAACGTCAGTAGTCGGTGTTGCGACGTAAAGAAGCTGCGTTATAGAACTAGAAACGGGTATTGAGAACTTATGATCCGTAATAATCAGGAGCGCCTCCATCGTCACCGTTAAGTATAACCTGAATGAGCGACGTacacaaaggaaaaaaaaaatagagccaACAGAGAGATGACGAAATGTCGAATACAGGCAAAAACTCGAGGAGCCAAAATTGCTATGGGAAATTCGATGTCACTCACGATCGCGGATCTGGTAATGGAAACACTGCTAGACACGGTGATGACGAGAATCACGTTTCTGGAACcagtctgagatggccgaaaatgaGTTAACGTGGTTTATAGACATCGACTAAGAAACATGCTGCCATAGGTGAAAGATACAGTACAAAAACTGAACCGTTCGAACGTGATATACAGGATCCCATGTGCAGACTGTTCGGCTGGCTACGTATGTAGGTATGACGTCGAACCAACTGCTAACACGGCTAGCCAGTCACCGCCCCTGTTCCAACTGACTGCGAAGTTTGTAGGAGCGGGAAAAGACAGCGGAGGATGATGAAATAGCCACAATAGCCGCTGTTTTTAAATTTTCCGAAGAAGTGAGGAAGACATCACAAAACTGGTTAAAAGGCTCATAAGCGCACAGACTGACAACCTCAGCAGTACGTACGTCGGCATTCTACACACACATAACGTAACAACAGTAGAGCCGAGCAGCAAACACACAGAGCACACGCTTCTACAGAACAAGTTTGAAAGTAGCGTGAAACAGACTGCACCTCATTTCGGATCCGCCATAAGAACGATGTTCAAAGATTACAGTCGGAAACTTGGAAACATGGTCACCAGAAAAGACTTCCTTCTCAAGTGTAGAAGAACGGGGATGTTTCCAACGCACATCAGCGGGATCGGAAGTGCAAGTCGGTCATCGTAAATACACCGAATCGCTGAGAGTCATTTGGAGTACGTGAAGGATAAGGCTACCGATAAGGGCATATGTGGGATACGCTACGGAAGGTGTTTCAACGGAAAGGTTTCGACAGccagattttcttgcaacggcAGCTGTTGATGATGAAGATGAGTGAATGCGTTGGAGTACAGAACCATTTCCTGGATTTTGACAAGCTACTACGTGATCTGAAGGCCAGCGGAGCGAAGATAGATGCGCAAGACGACGCACCTCTTGTTGACGTTACTTTCTTTGTACGACGCGCTTGTTACGGCACTGGACACTGTGGAACCGGATCGATTGACGCTGAAATTTGTGCGAACACGACTGCTGAATGAGGAAACGAGGCGAGCGAACAAGAATGTGGGTGAAGCATCTGGGAGCTCGGAATAGGCGTTTGTGAGCAAGAAATGGAACTTCAAGTGCTATAACTGCGGAAAAATAGGCCATAAACGATCGGAATGCAAGGAGAAACCAACGGGCGAAAGAAATCGCAATCGGCTACCCAAGTTCGAGTCCAGAGGCAAGGCGAATATCGATGCGGAAGCAGACATTGCGTTTTTGGCCACGTGTGATTAAGAAGCATTGGTTGTTGGAAGGTCTGAAGACGGATTGCAGATTGAATGGTATGTAGACTCCGGTGCGTCGAACCATATACTGAACTCAGAAGCGTACTTTGAAGAACTGCATGATCTACCGGAAACCGTTCGAATTACTGTAGCCAAAAGAGGAGAATCGATGGAAACGAATGTGGCTGGCACCGTGAGAGCTGAAATGCTGGTTGACGGAATGCGTTAGAGAGCTGTTGTGGATAATGTGCTGTATGTTCCCAATCTGAGCTGCAATGCATAAAAGTTACTTTCGTCATCGGAAAGGTCCTGATCGAGAAGAATGATCAAGTTGTTGCGACGGGTACGAGAGGAAGATCGTTGTACAGGCTGGACGACCATCGGCGAAATCGTGAGCAGAatgcactgccgtgtgcagcatagttgtcccatgttaatagggattcccatagaacatgggacaactatgctgcacacggcagtgcaaTGGTGGCGAAAACTGATGACTTCGAACTCTGGCGCAGGCGCTTTGGACACGTTGGTGAAGCCAATCTCCGTAAGCTGTGGATGCACGATATGGTGAAGACCAAGGGGAGTCAACTAAGTAGTACTGAGAACCGAATTTGCGAAGCTAGAGGGGAAGCAAACGAAGAAAGCCTTTGAATAGATACAAGAGTCGAAATCCCGGAGGCCCCTTGAGCTAATTCATACGGATGTGTGTGGGCCGTTCGTCCCGCATACGTGGAATCAGAAGTGGTACTTTGTAACGTTTACGGATGACGACACGCATTTTACTGTGGTATCATCTGTTGAATTCGAAGGACGAGGTGCAGGAACATTTAATCGAGTACGAAGCTAAGGTTACTGCATATTTTGGAAGCAAGATTGCTAGACTGAGATGCGCCAACGGAGGAGAATATAACAGTGCcgaattttaagaattttgccGCAGGAGAGGAATTTCGTTGAAGTATACCGTTCCGTACAATCCACAACAAAATAGAGAGGACGAAGAGGACATTGTTAGACAAATCAAGATCTCTAGTCTTGGATGCGGGCCTACCGAAGATGTTGTGGGAAGAAGCAGTGCTTACGGCAACGTACCTTGGAAATCGTTGCCCAACGACTGCATTGCGAGAATCAAAGACTCCTTACGAAATGTGGTATCATCGGAAACCGGATGTCGACAATCTACGTGTTTTTGGTTCGACTGCTTATACGCATATACCGAAACAGCAGCGAGGAAAACTGGATGCAAGATCTCAAAAGAATGGGATGATTAGATACGCAAACAACACGGTTAACGCATTTTGAATGTCGAAAAAGGAAGCTGTTTGTATCTCGGGACGTGATTTTTGATAAGAAGTCTGCATTGTCCATACCGAAGCGTTGCGTGGAGATAATTGAAGATGACAGTTGTGTGAATAATTATGAAGAACGTACTCCTGATCAAGAACCCAAAACGACTACCATATCCTTCAAATGGATGTCAAAACCGCTTTCCTGAAAGGCCATTTAAAGGAAGAGATTTTTATGAAGCAACCTGAGGGATATGATGCCGATCGGAACATTGTATGCCGCTTGCGGAAATCGCTATATGGGTTAAAACAAGCACCAAGGAGCTGGAATGAAGTCTTCAATTCACATTTGAAGAGGCTAGGATTCCACCGTTCAAACTATGATAGCTGCTTGTATTTGAAGAAGATTGAAGATGACGTAATCTACCTGTTACAATATGTGGATGATTTTATTCTAGCAAGCTCGGATTCATCCAACAAATCAAGGAAAAAGATGTTCAACCGCTTTGAAATGACATATTGACGAAGTGAAGCAATTCCTTGGACTAAAGATAGAACGAGATATGGGTGCTGGACAAATGAAAATCAGTCAACCCAAATATGTGAAGAATATGCTGACGCGATTTGGAATGGCTTCGTGTAATCCTGTTTAAACTCCACTTGAAGCAAACCTGAAATTGTAAAGGAACGAAACAGAATCTCCGTTCAAGGAACTTCTGGGTTGCCTGACATATCTGGCAATTTCCTCAAGATCAAATATTTGTGCCGCCGTCAATTTCTTCAGTCGTTTTCAAGCGAAACCATCAGACATTCGTTGGAACCatttgaagagaatcctgagatacCTCAAAGGAACTCAGATTTTGGATTACTTTATCGAAAGGATTATTCTACGTCAGCCCTGACAGGATATGCTGATGCTGATTGGGGAAACAGTGAAAATGACCGGTAATTCATTTCTGGATATGTCTTCCAAGTTCACGTTTCGACGGTGTCATTGTCTACGAAGAAGCAGAACTCTATCGCCCTGTCTTTCACAGAAGCTGAATATGTGTCCCTTAGTGAAGCTGCCTGCGAAGCTATATGGTTACGGATCTTACTGACGGAGTTAGAATTTGAGATGACAGAACCAACCGTTTTGTATGAAGACAATCAATCTTGTATTCGTGTGGCAGAATTACCTCGAAATCATGAACGATCAGCACATCGATTTAAGATACAATTTCATCCATGAATGCGTTCAAAAGGAAGTACTTCGCCCAGTTTATGTTTATACCAAAGACCAAATGGCTAAAATTTTCACTAAAGGTTTGATAAAGACCCCTTTCCTACATTTGCGTGAGAAACTTGGACTATTCGATTCAGGGGGGACCTCCAACTACAGAGGACGTGGTTTCAAACTCTAAGCTTACCAAAGTCAAGACAGTCTAGATGCGAGATTCTTCAATGATTCTATCCCAAGCCTCTTGTCCTATCCTATCTGTGGTAAGTATgaagacactctatgcccaagatATCCGAGGAAATTTCCAATACCATAAGATCCTGGACTGTCTTGCTGAATAACCGTATGCTTGCCGCATGGCTCCGGCTGATATTTGGTATGATAACAATGATGTGATCGTTAAACGCACAGCCCTCATCGTACACATTTGAAGTGCTTTGATATCAAGATTCAGTGTCCCAGGATTTATCCGGATCAACATCAAACAACACGTTCTAAAATTGTTTCGACTAACTTTTATTTCACTGGCTGGTTATCTAGTTATGACTTTCAGATCTTTATGGTACAAGTGGTAGCAGCGAATGTAGTTTACAGATCATTACACCCTCGATCGTAGTGCTGCTTTCGCCCTTTCATTCTCTCGTAACTCTCGTTCATCATAGATTATCCACATTATCATTCATAACCAAAATATACAAAAAATCTATACACCGAAAATTATGTCATGAAAAACACAAAACGTATGAAGCCTAAGAATTAAAAACTATAATTGCTAATGATTATTAAAAAAAGAACAATACTCCTAATCGCGCCGTGTGTTTTACTCTCGTCGACTGATTTTTATCCGTAAGCCATCCTTGGGTCGCAGTATAAGTTCTCCCAGTAGGGTTAAATTCTCTCGCCGATCTACCGCCTCGATCCGATACTTCCGCAGCACCGCCGAAATGATCGACTTCTCCTCCAGCACTGCGAACTTCTGCCCGATACAGTTCCTCGGGCCTGCACTGAATGGAATGTACGCGTACGGATGCCGTCCGCGGCAGTTCTCCGGCAGGAAATTATCCGGATTGAACTTATCCGGATTGGGGAAAACGGCCGGGTCGCGGTGCAGCTGGTAGACCACTATCATCGCTGTCGTCCCGGCAGGGATGGTGTAGTCATCGATCTGGACGTCCTCGACCAGCTTTCGCGCGATCAATGGAACACTCGGGTACAGCCGGAGACCTTCCTTGATGCAGCACTCCAGGTACTTCATGTCGTTCAGCTCCTTCATGGTGGGGAACCGATCCCGATCGCCGCCCATGATGTGATCGATCTCCTCGACGATGCGATCCTGGATCGACGGTTCCGCACCCAGCAGAAGCAAGATCCACGAAATGGCCGCCGACGTTGTGTCGTGACCCTCGAACATAAAGGTGTCCACCTCCTCGCGGATGTCCTCGTTCGAGAGGACCGTGCCGTCCTGCGATGCCTCGATCAGCAGATCCAAGAACGCCAACCGCTTCTTCCGACCGAACTCTTCGGCGTTGTTGTTACCGTCCAAACTAGTTGCATCGGTCGTGGCGCTGTTGGCGTTGCTGTTGGTACTGTTATTGTTCGATAGCTTCTGCTTCTGGATCTCTTCCTTGCGTTCACGGATCACCCGGTTGGAGAACTCGTGCAGAATCGACAGGCACCGCTGGTGGTTTCGGTAGTCCTCGGTACGCTTGAAGATGAAGTCCGGCTGCAGCCAAATCTTCTGCTGACGGTTCTGGACGATGCTTCCGATTCTAGAATTGAAGGGTTTGTTAAAAGTCGTCTAGGAAAATCTGAAGGCTCACAAGCACTTACTGATACACAGCTTTCACATAGTCCGAATCGGAGTTCTTCTGAGCGTGGATAAGCCGACCCATGGCGGTTTCTAGAACAGTAAAACACCCATTAACCTTCCTTATCCCATTTAGGACTCAAGAAACACCCAACTCACCGCAAACGATATCTAGTGCGCACAGGGTCACATAGGGGAAACAGTTGAACCCCTCTTCATTGCCCACTTCGCGTGCCAACCGTTGGACCAGTACGGCACTCTGTTCCTGGAAGATGTCTACAAAGTCGTCCAGGATCTTGAAGTGGAACGCGGGCGTTAGGATCTTTCGTCGGGGGTGCCACTTTTTGCCTTGGCTGGTAAGCAGTCCGGTGCCAAGCCAGGGTTTTAGGAACTCGTAGTCGTGACTCTTTTCGATGTGTCGCGGGCTGCCGAGGATGGGCTGGAATAGGAACAAATAAAAGGTAAGTTATGAATTATCTATTTCTGTTGAgaggataacgtgtctctggagtCGGCCTTCTGAAATCAAAGAAATCGAATCGAAAACTGTTTTGTATCGAAATCCAAAAGACcgattgtggatttttttttttttttatctagttcatttatttggggctcaatcgcgtataacgctttacggagccgaggatctttctttgtacttaatgctatacattatacagagtaataactttttaatgatatctgttagtaatgggtggaagccagggtactcgtggcagctcgaggttagaaggtcacattttgagggatggacagggtaaggattgggccaaaggtttcactgctgctcatccgggggtgaatcgcatcttgctagcgaattcggtgccttgtggtgttggtaccaacttgttgtgggacttggtcttccggatggccaggagtagcttggtaacacaaagaggacaaaacagagaaaaaaaaactggagaagaaaacacaagcgaattaaacttttataccagcagagcgaagaaagtcgaaaatacatcccatatatgtgacatcgcgggtccccaacacatctctcacaagaacaaagggttgtctacctcgggcctcaagggtatccaatagtagcgctctggaggcgtcattatccgggcatttccaaactacgtggtcgatgtcatcataaccggaaccgcacttagtacaaacattgctcaacgcgaggttaatcctgtgtaaatgcgcgtctagcgagtaatggttggacataagtcttgacatcacgcgaatgaaattgcgacttacatccagaccataccaccacactcgcaaagaaacattaggaataatggaatgtaaccaccgtcccagctggccatctcgccaatcattttgccaactttgaagagaactctggcgaacaaaatggaaaaattcatcatgtgaaattcttctatcatagatctcaccttcctgtgcgcccacctttgcgagagagtccgccttctcattgccataaattgagcaatgtgaggggacccatacaaaggtaatcttgtatgatctttcgaccagtgcacccatctgctcccttatttttgtaagaaagtaagatgaatgttttacaggtttcatcgaccggagtgcctcaatcgaactaaggctatccgagaagatgaagaaatggtctacgggcatgtttgaaatcatccccaaagcgaaattgattgctgccagctcagcaacataaaccgaacaaggttcctgaagtttgcggaaggcggtgaaattttcattgaaaacaccgaaaccagtggattcatttatgcgagacccatcagtgaagaatctcttacaggaattgacattttggtacttttcgttaaaaatgcgaggaatagatttacatcgaagttgatctggtattccatgaatagcttgtttcatggacagatcgtatttaacagaggtactgtcattagtgaagtgtacacggggaggattataacttggtaggcttatgtcagatgacatgtagaacagataaattctcatgaattttgattgcgtgttcagactgagcatttcttcgaagttttaatgacaagtgtgttgctcactccacatttgataagtaaccttagcgagagctcccagaatcggttctggagaggtttcacccctgccaggacctcaaggctcgcattatgcgttgagtgcatacagccgagagcaatacgcaaacaacggtattgaattcgttccaactttattaggtggcagtttgctgctgagtggaagcagaaagagccatactcaataacagagagaatagtcgttttgtaaagttttatgaggtcttccgggtgagcaccccaccatgttccggtaattgtgcgtagaaaattgatcctttgttgacatttttgcaccaaatacttgatttgggtaccccaagtgccttttgaatcaaaccagaccccaaggtatttcgaagtcaaagactggtcgatttctattcccaaaagattgagtttcagttgggctgggttccgctttctagaaaacacaaccaattgagttttttgcggagcaaactcgatccctaaatctcttgcccagattgacagattatttagagaattttgcaatggtctttgcaacatttctgcatgtgggccttttagagaaaccacagcatcatctgcaagttgtcttagcgtgcattgtccttccaagcaactatcaatgtctttcacgtaaaaattataaagcaagggacttaaacatgagccttggggtaggcccatgtaactaattctggaagttgtcagttgtccgagattgaaactcatatgtttttctgacaacaaattatacaagaaattatttaaaattcctgcacgaaaagaaatttaataaTTTTCTTTATAAGGATTGATTGATATCTTTTATTAGATACGCCATAATTGTTTTTATAACATAaactttttttattcatatatgaACCTTATAAAagctataacattttcttataccatgtataagttttgtgttatggcCACAAAGTATTAGTTTAAACTAATATTTTAAATAAGGTTATGCTTTGAAAATTCGTTCCACTACAAACAAACGACCAAGCAAACGATGTCGTCATTTGTTCAACGGACGGAGGAAGCCATTGTAGCCGTGGGTTTGTTCTACATCGCAAAAAGTGTTCTTCCCCGCATAAATCGCAGAAAAGCGCTTCAAGATCATGGTACGTATTCCCTAATTACATTGATTTGTCTgctgcagcaaaaaaaaaaaacttttccacagaGTATCCTTCGAAATAACCTCACAACCGTCCTGGAACACGCTCTCAAGAAATCATCCGGATCTTGCTCCGGAACCTATTTCAGTGCTCTATCCTGAGCTTTTGTTCAAGTTCCCCGATGTCGGAACAAGTGCCAAACTACCTAACAACCCGAGACCAAGGAGCCGAGCGGACCTCCTACCTAACAATCCGAGCGGATGAAGGAGCCATCGCCATCGTCGTTGTCGCCTCCCCAGGGGGAAGTCAACTTTCCCGAACGTGAACGAACG comes from the Aedes albopictus strain Foshan unplaced genomic scaffold, AalbF5 HiC_scaffold_628, whole genome shotgun sequence genome and includes:
- the LOC115256355 gene encoding cytochrome P450 4c3, with the translated sequence PILGSPRHIEKSHDYEFLKPWLGTGLLTSQGKKWHPRRKILTPAFHFKILDDFVDIFQEQSAVLVQRLAREVGNEEGFNCFPYVTLCALDIVCETAMGRLIHAQKNSDSDYVKAVYQIGSIVQNRQQKIWLQPDFIFKRTEDYRNHQRCLSILHEFSNRVIRERKEEIQKQKLSNNNIWTVTTTPKSSVGRSGWRSWIC